A region of Deltaproteobacteria bacterium DNA encodes the following proteins:
- a CDS encoding DUF3095 domain-containing protein, with product MSITETFYTQMPCFTEFSKSFDASNYHAAPRNWWVIITDVKGSTKAIENGRYQDVNTIGAATIASLQNVMAQEAFPFAFGGDGATAIIPDYKKQEAENELCALRTLAESNFGLGLRVGMVSVAELEDEGLPVLVGKYELQSRYPMAVFRGGALTRAEAKVKESEEKYGVACHGNNATDLSKLSCRWQPLKSQNGKIITLLVQALHKDKVATYLQFTKKLEAIMGGNLETANPVNPEKMRYRSLSKMLTAEKRFQRSFLSLLGRMATIVMAWMIFATNLFKLIPSMRRYMDENPSHSDYKKFDEMLRMVLDCSQFQINAIEKLCEEQFAKGTIHYGIHCSHEALMTCYVPTMNAGEHIHFIDGGDGGYAMAAKQLKAQAKV from the coding sequence ATGAGCATCACCGAAACATTCTATACCCAGATGCCATGCTTCACCGAGTTCAGTAAGAGCTTTGACGCCTCTAATTATCACGCGGCTCCCAGGAATTGGTGGGTCATCATCACCGATGTTAAAGGTTCTACAAAAGCCATAGAAAACGGACGCTACCAAGATGTAAATACCATCGGCGCCGCCACCATTGCTTCACTGCAAAATGTGATGGCCCAAGAAGCCTTCCCTTTTGCCTTTGGTGGTGATGGGGCAACAGCCATTATCCCCGACTATAAAAAACAAGAAGCCGAGAACGAACTCTGCGCTTTGCGCACTTTGGCTGAGTCTAATTTCGGCCTGGGGCTTCGTGTTGGCATGGTCTCTGTAGCAGAGCTTGAAGACGAGGGCTTGCCCGTACTTGTTGGCAAATACGAACTGCAAAGCCGGTACCCCATGGCCGTCTTTCGCGGGGGTGCACTCACCAGAGCCGAAGCAAAAGTCAAAGAGAGTGAAGAAAAATATGGTGTTGCATGCCATGGTAACAACGCAACAGACCTCAGCAAGCTCTCGTGCAGATGGCAGCCACTGAAGTCTCAAAACGGGAAAATAATCACGCTACTGGTGCAGGCTCTTCACAAAGACAAAGTGGCGACCTACTTGCAGTTCACGAAGAAACTTGAAGCGATTATGGGCGGAAACCTTGAAACCGCCAATCCAGTAAACCCCGAAAAAATGAGGTATCGGTCACTCAGTAAGATGCTCACGGCAGAGAAGAGATTCCAGCGCAGCTTCCTCTCCTTACTGGGGCGAATGGCCACCATCGTGATGGCCTGGATGATATTCGCAACCAACCTCTTCAAGCTTATTCCCAGCATGAGACGCTACATGGATGAAAACCCATCGCACAGTGATTACAAAAAATTTGATGAGATGCTTCGCATGGTACTCGACTGCTCTCAGTTTCAGATAAACGCCATCGAGAAGCTATGCGAAGAGCAATTCGCCAAAGGCACTATTCACTATGGCATTCATTGCTCTCACGAGGCCCTGATGACCTGTTATGTGCCGACCATGAATGCCGGTGAACATATTCACTTCATTGACGGCGGCGATGGAGGCTATGCAATGGCCGCCAAGCAGCTCAAAGCACAAGCTAAAGTATAA